A genome region from Quercus lobata isolate SW786 unplaced genomic scaffold, ValleyOak3.0 Primary Assembly Scq3eQI_2010, whole genome shotgun sequence includes the following:
- the LOC115973191 gene encoding 65-kDa microtubule-associated protein 8-like, whose translation MEHQISSLQTTIRMRSTALLETSCGYLLQELQMIWDEVGEDQFEREKVLLDLEQECLEVYRRKVDTANISRAHLHQELAEAEAEFTHLLLSLGERSLPGRPEKMTGTLKEQLDSITPALREMRLRKEERMNQFQAVQGQIQKISAEIAGQSEYDNSSSTVIVNENDLSLKKLEEYQIELQRLRNEKNERLQRVEKYIGKIHNLTAILGMDSSMIITKVHPSLNELSGMSKNISDSILAKLKSTVESLEEEKQKRLEKLRQLGRALKNLWNLMDTPSRERHSFYHVTDLLLVSSEVSDPGSLTPSIIQQAEAEVKRLDQLKSSKMKELFHKKQNELEEICNKSHMEIPSQSEMDNITNLIKTGEIDHADLLMSMDEQISRAKEEASSRKAIMEKVEKWMLARDEERWLEEYNRDENRYSVSRGAHKNLRRAERARITVNKIPALVDLLTVKTKSWEEERKKVFLYDEVPLLAMLEEYNMFRLEKEEEKQRQRENKKVQSQVVVEQENLFVSRPGTSSRRLSNGSLNGGFTNAVPLNRRVSLGIQHLGSNSINSATQGISFIKEGRKVQGEKMFARPSLAHLRDETASVVSTFSGPLSP comes from the exons ATGGAGCATCAGATAAGTTCACTGCAAACAACAATTAGAATGAGAAGCACTGCATTGCTAGAAACTTCATGTGGATATTTACTTCAGGAATTGCAg ATGATATGGGATGAAGTTGGAGAAGatcaatttgaaagagagaaggTTCTGCTAGATTTAGAACAGGAGTGTCTAGAGGTTTACAGGAGAAAAGTTGACACTGCAAATATATCAAGAGCTCACCTGCATCAGGAGTTGGCAGAAGCTGAGGCTGAATTTACCCATCTTCTTTTGTCCCTTGGTGAACGATCTCTCCCTGGACGG CCAGAAAAGATGACAGGAACATTGAAAGAGCAGCTAGACTCAATCACACCAGCTTTGCGGGAGATGCGGttaagaaaagaagagaggatGAACCAATTCCAAGCTGTGCAAGGACAAATTCAGAAAATTTCTGCAGAAATAGCAGGTCAATCAGAGTACGATAATTCATCATCAACTGTCATAGTGAACGAGAATGATCTTTCTTTGAAGAAACTTGAGGAGTATCAGATTGAACTACAAAGACTCCGTAATGAGAAG AATGAAAGGCTCCAAAGAGTAGAAAAATACATAGGCAAAATCCACAACCTGACTGCAATACTGGGGATGGATTCCTCAATGATCATAACCAAAGTTCATCCAAGCCTGAACGAATTGAGTGGAATGTCAAAAAATATAAGCGACAGTATTTTGGCTAAACTCAAAAGCACAGTGGAGTCTCTGGAGGAAGAAAAGCAAAAGCGGCTTGAGAAG CTACGCCAACTTGGTAGAGCATTGAAAAACTTGTGGAATCTCATGGACACACCCTCCAGAGAGCGTCATTCATTCTACCATGTTACTGATTTATTATTAGTCTCGTCTGAAGTATCAGATCCAGGAAGCCTCACTCCTAGTATAATTCAGCAG GCTGAAGCTGAAGTCAAGAGACTGGATCAGTTAAAATCAAGTAAGATGAAAGAGTTATTCCACAAGAAACAAAATGAGCTGGAGGAGATATGCAATAAATCACACATGGAGATTCCTTCACAATCAGAGATGGATAACATAACAAACCTCATAAAAACTG GAGAGATTGACCATGCTGATCTCCTCATGAGCATGGATGAACAGATATCAAGAGCAAAAGAAGAAGCTTCTAGCAGGAAGGCTATAATGGAGAAGGTAGAAAAGTGGATGTTGGCACGTGATGAGGAGCGCTGGCTGGAAGAATATAACAGg GATGAGAATCGATACTCAGTCAGCAGAGGTGCCCACAAGAACCTCAGACGTGCAGAACGTGCCAGAATAACAGTCAACAAAATCCCAG CTTTGGTAGATTTGCTAACAGTAAAGACTAAGAGCtgggaagaagaaagaaagaaagttttcTTGTATGATGAG GTACCTCTCCTGGCAATGTTAGAAGAGTATAACATGTTCAGGCtggaaaaagaagaggagaagCAAAGACAAAGG GAAAATAAGAAGGTACAAAGCCAAGTAGTAGTTGAGCAAGAGAATTTGTTTGTGTCCAGGCCAGGTACCAGCAGCCGACGTCTTTCAAATGGGAGCCTGAACGGAGGATTTACTAATGCTGTGCCTTTAAACAGAAGGGTTTCTCTGGGCATTCAACACTTGGGATCAAATAGCATTAATTCAGCAACACAAGGCATATCGTTCAtaaaagaaggaaggaaagtaCAAGGTGAAAAGATGTTTGCTCGACCAAGCCTTGCTCATCTTAGAGATGAAACAGCTTCAGTGGTGTCAACCTTTTCAGGCCCATTATCTCCTTGA
- the LOC115973192 gene encoding nuclear transcription factor Y subunit gamma-like: MAEEENASMAEEENTEAIQPEFPIGRVKKIMKLDNDINKVNSEALFLVTCSAELFLQFLAEKSAEITTERKRKIVKLEHIRIAVKKHQPTSDFLLDSLPMPSSQPSDRPATDQKRSGSVSEKPVPAGTRRIDHIFHKSANEAPILIDNDES; encoded by the coding sequence ATGGCGGAAGAAGAAAACGCATCAATGGCGGAAGAAGAAAACACCGAGGCAATCCAACCCGAATTCCCAATCGGAAGGGTCAAGAAGATCATGAAGCTCGACAATGACATCAACAAAGTGAACTCGGAAGCCCTATTCCTCGTCACGTGCTCCGCCGAGCTCTTCCTCCAATTCCTGGCCGAGAAATCCGCAGAGATCACAACGGAGAGGAAGCGGAAGATCGTGAAGCTCGAACACATTCGAATCGCCGTCAAGAAGCACCAGCCGACGAGCGATTTCCTCCTCGACTCGCTTCCCATGCCATCTTCACAGCCTTCAGATCGTCCGGCCACCGATCAAAAGCGTTCTGGCTCAGTCTCAGAGAAACCGGTCCCGGCAGGCACACGGCGAATCGATCACATCTTTCATAAGTCGGCAAATGAAGCTCCGATTCTGATCGACAACGACGAGTCGTAG